The sequence below is a genomic window from Zavarzinia compransoris.
TCCATCATCTCCACCGCCTCGCGCGGGTAGCTGCCGGCGGCCGATTCGGCGGACAGCATGACCGCGTCCGCCCCGTCGTAGATCGCCGTGGCGACGTCCGACGCCTCGGCCCGGGTCGGGGTCGGGGCGGCGACCATGGAATCGAGCATCTGGGTGGCGACGATCACCGGCTTCACGGCCAGGCGGCAGGCGCGCACCAGTTCCTTCTGGCGGCCGGGCACGTCCTCGTGCGGGATCTCTACCCCGAGATCGCCGCGCGCCACCATGACCGCATCCGCGAGGCGGATGATGTCGTCGATATGATCGAGGGCGGAGGGTTTCTCGATCTTGGCCAGCAGCCCGGCCCGGTCGCCGATCAGGCCGCGCGCCTCGATCAGGTCGCCCGGCTTCTGCACGAAGGACAGCGCCACCCAGTCGACCCCCAGCGACAGGCCGAAGGCGAGGTCGGCCCGGTCCTTCGGGGTCAGGGGCGAAAGCTCCAGCAGGGTGTCGGGCAGGTTCACGCCCTTGCGGTTCGAGATCACGCCGCCGGTGATCACCCGGGCCTCGATCCAGTCGGCGCCGAGGCCGGTGATCTTCACCCTGAGCTTGCCGTCGTCGATCAGGAGGTCGTGGCCGGGCAGGACGGCGGCGAAAATCTCCGGGTGCGGCAGGGGAATGGCGTCGCGGTCGCCGTCGGTGCCGTGCTGGACGAAGCGGATGGTCTCGCCCGCCTCGACCTTGATCCGGCCGTCGCGGATGGTGCCGACCCGGATCTTCGGGCCCTGAAGGTCCTGAAGGATGCCGATCGGGCGGCCGACCTCCTGTTCGAGGGCCCGGATCGCCGCATGCACCCGGGCGTGGTCGTCGTGGCTGCCGTGGCTGAAATTCAGGCGGAACGTGTCTACCCCGGCGAGAAACAGGGCCTTCAGCATTTCGGGCGAATTGCTGGCGGGCCCGACCGTAGCGACGATCTTGGCGCGACGGAGACGATGCATGATGATTTCGGCCGTTTGGCCGCCTCTGGCTGCGTAAAATCGGGCGACCCCGGGGCAGGTCGCCGGCGAGGATACCCCCGGTCGCCGGGCGAAGCGAGTGCCGCCGCGGCGCGGTGTATCGTCGCCGGTAGAACCGGTAGAAAAGGGGCCGGCTGGACTGGGGAACTATGGCGGGCCATTGTGTCCCGCCCGTGACGGAGGATGCGATGACCCCCTGGCCCGATCAGCGGCTGCTCGACCTTTTCGCCATCGACCTGCCGGTGATCCAGGCGCCCATGGCCGGGGCGACCACGCCGGCCATGGTGATCGCGGTCAGCGCCGCGGGCGGCCTCGGCTCCCTGCCCTCGGCGCAATATGCCCCGGCGGAATTGCGCGCCGCCCTCGACGAGATCCGCGCCGCGACCGCGCGCCCGATCAACGTGAATTTCTTCTGCCACCAGGCTCCCCGGCCCGATGCGGCGGCGGAGGCGCGCTGGCGCGCCCGCCTCGCCCCCTTCTACGCCGAGGCGGGGCTGGTGCCGCCGCCCGGCCCCGCGGGTGCGGCGCGGGCCCCCTTCGACGACGGTTTCGCCGCCGTGGTCGAGGAGTACCGGCCCGAGGTGGTGAGCTTTCACTTCGGCCTGCCGGCGGACGACCTGCTCGCCCGGGTGCGGCGGACCGGCGCCCGGATCGTCTCCTCCGCCACCACGGTCGCCGAGGCGCGGGCACTGGCCGCCCGCGGCGTCGACGCGGTGATCGCCATGGGGGCGGAGGCCGGCGGCCACCGCGGTTCCTTCCTCGATCCCGACATGGCGACCCAGGCCGGGACCATGGCCCTGGTGCCCCAGGTGGCGGATGCGGTCGGCGTGCCGGTGATCGCCGCCGGCGGCATCGCCGACGGCAGGGGCGTTGCCGCCGCCTTCATGCTGGGCGCCGCCGGCGTCCAGGTCGGTACCGCCTATCTGTTCACGCCGGAGGCGAAGCTGCCGCCCCTGCATCGCGCCGCCCTGGCCCGGGCCGGAGACGACAACACGGCCCTGACCAATCTCTTCACCGGGCGCCCGGCGCGGGGGGTGGTGAACCGGCTGATGCGCGAGCTCGGCCCGCTGTCCGCCGATGCCCCGGCCTTTCCGACCGCCGGCGCCGCGCTCGCCCCCTTGCGCCAGGCGGCCGAGGCGGCGGGGCGGGACGATTTCACCAATCTCTGGTCCGGGCAGGCGGCGGCCCTGGCCCGGGCGACGACCTCGGCCGAGCTCACCCGGGCCCTGGCGGCGGGGGCGCTCGATTGTCTGCGGCGATCGCGGGGCGGAAGCCGTGCTATGCTTTAACTCGACTGATTCCAAGGGGTGAGGGGCGCCATGCCCGAGCGCGGCCGGACGGCGCCCGCATTGTTCAGCGACAGACGGCCGGCGGCCTATGGCATTGCCCTGGCGGCGGTCGCGGTCGCCACCGGGCTGGTGCTGCTGCCGGCATCGCCGGTCGACGGGCCGGCGCTCTATCTCGTCTATGTCGCGGCGGTCCTGGCGGCGGCGGCCTATGGCGGCCTCTGGCCCGGGCTGCTGGCGACCGGCCTCGGTGCCCTGGCGGGGCCGCTGGCCGCCGGGGTGCCGGCCCCCCTGGGGGTGGCGGGCATGGCCGCGGGGGCGCTCTATCTCGCCCTCGGGGTCGCGATCTCCTTCGCCGGCGGCTGGTTCATGGGCGCCCGCCAGCGCGCGGCCGAGATCAGCGATCACCTGCGCTCGATCCTCGATACCGTGCCCGACGCCATGGTGGTGATCGACCGCCAGGGCGTCATGCGCTCGTTCAGCCTCGCCGCCGAGCGCCTGTTCGGCTGGACCGCGGCGGAAGCGGTGGGGCGCAACGTCAGCCTGCTCATGCCCGAACCCTACCGGCGCCACCACGACGGCTATCTCGACCGCTATGCCCGGACCGGCGAGCGGCGGATCATCGGCGTCGGCCGCGTCATCGTCGGCCAGCGGAAAGACGGCAGCACCTTCCCGATGGAACTTCACGTCGGCGAGGCCAAGGGGGCGGAACCCTTCTTCACCGGCTTCGTGCGCGACCTGTCCGAGCGCCAGCAGGTGGAAGCGCGGCTGCAGGATCTCCAGGGCGAACTCGTCCATGTCTCGCGCCTGATGGCGGTGGGCGAGATGGCCTCCATGCTGGCCCATGAATTGAACCAGCCGCTGTCCGCCATCGCCAACCTGCTGACCGGCGCCCGCCGCCTTCAGGAACGCGGCCGGCCGGAAGACGAGCCGAAGATCCGCGAAGCCATGCAGAAGGCGGCGCAGCAGGCCCTGCGCGCCGGCGACATCATCCACCGCATGCGCAATTTCGTCTCGCGCGGGGACGGCGAGCGGGCGATCGAAAACCTGTCCAAAGTGGTCGAGGAGGCGGCGGCCCTCGCCCTCGTCGGGGCCAAGGAACGCCGGGTCGATGTCCGCTTCAACCTGGATCCGGGCGCCGACGGCGTGCTCGTCGACCGGGTGCAGATCCAGCAGGTGCTGCTGAACCTGATCCGCAACGCCATCGAGGCGATGCAGGATGCGCCCCAGCGCAGCCTGCTGATCGCGACCCTGCGCCGCGACGACGGTTTCGCCCTGGTCAGCGTCGCCGACACCGGCAGCGGCATCGCCGACGAGGTGCGCGACCGCCTGTTCCAGCCCTTCATGACCACCAAGCCCCAGGGCATGGGGGTGGGATTGTCGATTTCCCGCTCCATCGTCGATGCCCATGGCGGCCGCATCTGGGCCGAGGCCAACCCGGCCGGCGGCACGATCTTCCGCTTCACCCTGCCACCGCTGCCGACGGAGGGATCCGCCGATGAGCCTTGAGATGCCGGTCCATCTCATCGATGACGACGAAAGCGCCCGCGACAGCCTCGCTTTCATGCTCGAAGCCTCGGATATCAAGGTCGCGACCTATGCGTCGGCCGGGGCCTTTCTCGAGGCGCTGCCGGGGCTGGAGCCCGGCTGCATCGTCACCGACGTCCGCATGCCCGAGATCAGCGGGATCGAACTCGTCCACCGCCTGAATGCGGCCAGGGTGGCGCTGCCGGTCATCGTCATCACCGGGCATGGCGATATACCCCTGGCGATCGAGGCGATGCGCGCCGGCGTCGTCGACTTCATCGAGAAACCCTTCTCGGAGGAGCGGATCCTGGAAGCCCTGGCCCTGGCGCGCGGGAAATTCGCGGCCTTGCCGGCGGACGACGCGGGCGCCGAAATCCAGGACCGGCTGGCCAGCCTGTCCGAGCGCGAGCGCGAAGTGCTGGACGGCGTCGTCGCCGGCCACCCGAACAAGATCATCGCCCGCGATCTGGGCATCAGCCCGCGCACGGTCGAAATCTATCGCGCCAAGGTGATGATCAAGATGCAGGCGGACAATCTGGCCGCCCTGGTGCGCATGGTGCTGTCGGTGAAATGACCCGCGTCAGGCGGTGATCGACAGGCTGCCGCCGGTCGC
It includes:
- a CDS encoding sensor histidine kinase gives rise to the protein MPERGRTAPALFSDRRPAAYGIALAAVAVATGLVLLPASPVDGPALYLVYVAAVLAAAAYGGLWPGLLATGLGALAGPLAAGVPAPLGVAGMAAGALYLALGVAISFAGGWFMGARQRAAEISDHLRSILDTVPDAMVVIDRQGVMRSFSLAAERLFGWTAAEAVGRNVSLLMPEPYRRHHDGYLDRYARTGERRIIGVGRVIVGQRKDGSTFPMELHVGEAKGAEPFFTGFVRDLSERQQVEARLQDLQGELVHVSRLMAVGEMASMLAHELNQPLSAIANLLTGARRLQERGRPEDEPKIREAMQKAAQQALRAGDIIHRMRNFVSRGDGERAIENLSKVVEEAAALALVGAKERRVDVRFNLDPGADGVLVDRVQIQQVLLNLIRNAIEAMQDAPQRSLLIATLRRDDGFALVSVADTGSGIADEVRDRLFQPFMTTKPQGMGVGLSISRSIVDAHGGRIWAEANPAGGTIFRFTLPPLPTEGSADEP
- a CDS encoding NAD(P)H-dependent flavin oxidoreductase, with amino-acid sequence MTPWPDQRLLDLFAIDLPVIQAPMAGATTPAMVIAVSAAGGLGSLPSAQYAPAELRAALDEIRAATARPINVNFFCHQAPRPDAAAEARWRARLAPFYAEAGLVPPPGPAGAARAPFDDGFAAVVEEYRPEVVSFHFGLPADDLLARVRRTGARIVSSATTVAEARALAARGVDAVIAMGAEAGGHRGSFLDPDMATQAGTMALVPQVADAVGVPVIAAGGIADGRGVAAAFMLGAAGVQVGTAYLFTPEAKLPPLHRAALARAGDDNTALTNLFTGRPARGVVNRLMRELGPLSADAPAFPTAGAALAPLRQAAEAAGRDDFTNLWSGQAAALARATTSAELTRALAAGALDCLRRSRGGSRAML
- the fixJ gene encoding response regulator FixJ, with the protein product MSLEMPVHLIDDDESARDSLAFMLEASDIKVATYASAGAFLEALPGLEPGCIVTDVRMPEISGIELVHRLNAARVALPVIVITGHGDIPLAIEAMRAGVVDFIEKPFSEERILEALALARGKFAALPADDAGAEIQDRLASLSEREREVLDGVVAGHPNKIIARDLGISPRTVEIYRAKVMIKMQADNLAALVRMVLSVK
- the pyk gene encoding pyruvate kinase; protein product: MHRLRRAKIVATVGPASNSPEMLKALFLAGVDTFRLNFSHGSHDDHARVHAAIRALEQEVGRPIGILQDLQGPKIRVGTIRDGRIKVEAGETIRFVQHGTDGDRDAIPLPHPEIFAAVLPGHDLLIDDGKLRVKITGLGADWIEARVITGGVISNRKGVNLPDTLLELSPLTPKDRADLAFGLSLGVDWVALSFVQKPGDLIEARGLIGDRAGLLAKIEKPSALDHIDDIIRLADAVMVARGDLGVEIPHEDVPGRQKELVRACRLAVKPVIVATQMLDSMVAAPTPTRAEASDVATAIYDGADAVMLSAESAAGSYPREAVEMMDRIIRSTEHHKLYRSLISVSEPQVERTPPHAVAAAAATLADAIDAPAIVAYTHSGTTAARIARKRPEVPILALTPEIAVARRLCLLWGAHSVQSAPVSTYEDMVSHAEEIALGEGFGQPADHIVVVSGIPFGRAGTTNNIRVTRLPG